The following proteins come from a genomic window of Paramicrobacterium humi:
- the mltG gene encoding endolytic transglycosylase MltG yields MTPERPTDDDPLRHLFDDEPEQPLSRRAARRRAQAAAETGSTNVENGEGEAADAENAEQSSLAAGNASEDGRAHDAAPADPSRPATTTPSFDLLLGESEPTDRSERRRRTQPPGEEKKRSGHRWLWVTLTIVVIGAIVASGFYVWKTFEPQIRAVVGMQEPTDYEGSGSGETYIVISEGDTGNDIAKTLAAEGVTMTSEAFYKLLLQTKPEPTFQPGTYKLKKKMSAKSALDLLLDPASRVENTALIREGLTGESVLQILADSTDISLEDFRAAVKDPTQYGVPSTAPSIEGWLFPALYTFQPDATAESVIQTLVDRTVKSLDDAGVAKDDRERVLTIASIVQREARVDADFYKVSRVIENRLDKDMLLQMDSTAQYGVNAGTDSVWSSKEALESDNPWNTYKRKGLPVGPISNPGDLAIEAATHPAAGDWLYFVTVNLSTGETVFSTTHAQHEKAVAQLRTWCKENPGKGC; encoded by the coding sequence ATGACTCCTGAGCGCCCCACTGACGACGATCCTCTTCGCCACCTCTTCGACGACGAGCCCGAGCAGCCCCTGTCGCGACGCGCCGCCCGACGACGCGCTCAGGCCGCCGCGGAAACCGGTTCGACGAACGTCGAAAACGGGGAAGGCGAAGCGGCGGACGCCGAGAACGCGGAGCAGAGCTCGCTCGCCGCAGGAAACGCGAGCGAGGACGGCAGGGCGCACGACGCGGCTCCCGCGGACCCGTCGCGGCCCGCCACCACGACTCCCTCGTTCGATCTGCTCCTCGGCGAGTCCGAGCCGACGGATCGATCCGAACGGCGCCGGCGCACACAGCCTCCCGGCGAGGAGAAGAAGCGCTCCGGACATCGCTGGCTCTGGGTCACTCTCACGATCGTCGTCATCGGCGCGATCGTCGCCAGCGGATTCTACGTCTGGAAGACGTTCGAGCCTCAGATCCGCGCCGTCGTCGGCATGCAGGAGCCCACCGACTACGAAGGCTCCGGCAGCGGCGAGACCTACATCGTCATCAGCGAAGGCGACACGGGCAACGACATCGCGAAGACGCTCGCAGCCGAGGGTGTCACCATGACCTCCGAAGCGTTCTACAAACTGCTGCTCCAGACCAAGCCGGAGCCGACGTTCCAGCCGGGAACGTACAAGCTGAAGAAGAAGATGAGCGCGAAGAGCGCTCTCGACCTGCTGCTGGACCCGGCAAGCCGCGTCGAGAACACGGCGCTCATCCGAGAGGGGCTGACGGGGGAGTCGGTGCTGCAGATCCTCGCCGACTCAACGGACATCTCCCTCGAGGACTTCCGCGCCGCCGTGAAGGATCCGACGCAGTACGGCGTTCCGTCGACCGCACCCTCGATCGAGGGCTGGCTGTTCCCCGCCCTGTACACGTTCCAGCCGGACGCGACGGCGGAGAGCGTCATCCAGACGCTCGTTGACCGCACCGTCAAGTCGCTCGATGACGCGGGAGTCGCGAAGGATGATCGGGAGCGCGTGCTCACGATCGCTTCGATCGTGCAGCGCGAAGCGCGCGTCGACGCGGATTTCTACAAGGTCTCGCGCGTGATCGAGAACCGCCTCGACAAGGACATGCTCCTGCAGATGGACTCGACGGCGCAGTACGGCGTGAACGCGGGAACGGACTCGGTCTGGTCGAGCAAGGAAGCGCTCGAGTCGGACAACCCGTGGAACACGTACAAGCGCAAGGGTCTGCCGGTCGGGCCGATCTCGAACCCCGGCGATCTCGCGATCGAGGCGGCGACGCACCCGGCAGCGGGAGACTGGCTCTACTTCGTCACCGTGAACCTCTCCACCGGGGAGACCGTGTTCTCCACGACGCACGCGCAGCACGAGAAGGCCGTCGCCCAGCTGCGCACCTGGTGCAAGGAGAATCCGGGCAAGGGCTGCTGA